In Thermovirga sp., a genomic segment contains:
- the hypE gene encoding hydrogenase expression/formation protein HypE, translating to MERLSIGHGAGGSLTQELISLITGRFDGSPLADGEDCAILPGGYAMTIDGYTVSPLSFDGGDIGKLSVCGSTNDLSVRGVKPLYMALGVIAEEGFPIGELMEYMESAAAVCRSLGVQLVTGDTKVVPRGQADGLFLSTCCIGRVNRKDQLGALNMRPGDTIIITCPPGLHGATIAARRYGLKVRGLSSDCAALWPLLENILPVNGLRCMRDCTRGGLATVLCEWSERAGLGIEIDETLVPWNEAALSVCDILGFEPLHMAGEGCAAVAVAEEEAQETVGLLRKHFLGKSASVIGRVTEEHPGLVGIRTRSGGTRLVDKPVGELLPRIC from the coding sequence CTGGAGAGATTGAGCATCGGCCACGGGGCCGGCGGAAGCCTCACCCAGGAGCTCATCTCGCTCATAACGGGCCGTTTCGATGGCAGCCCCCTGGCCGACGGCGAGGACTGCGCGATCCTGCCCGGTGGTTACGCCATGACCATCGATGGATACACCGTGTCGCCCCTTTCCTTCGACGGAGGTGATATAGGAAAGCTTTCCGTCTGCGGAAGCACCAATGACCTGTCGGTAAGGGGCGTGAAGCCGCTCTACATGGCCCTGGGAGTCATCGCCGAAGAGGGTTTTCCTATAGGAGAACTAATGGAATACATGGAGAGCGCCGCCGCCGTATGCAGATCCCTTGGCGTCCAACTTGTTACGGGTGACACCAAGGTGGTTCCCCGGGGCCAGGCCGACGGACTGTTCCTCTCCACTTGCTGCATCGGCAGGGTGAACCGGAAGGATCAACTGGGGGCTCTCAACATGCGCCCCGGCGACACCATAATCATCACCTGCCCGCCCGGATTGCATGGTGCCACCATCGCCGCCCGCCGTTACGGACTCAAGGTCAGGGGACTTTCCTCCGACTGCGCCGCTTTGTGGCCACTGCTGGAGAATATCCTGCCCGTGAACGGACTCCGATGCATGCGCGACTGCACCAGGGGCGGACTCGCTACGGTGCTCTGCGAGTGGTCGGAAAGGGCAGGGCTCGGAATCGAGATCGACGAGACGCTGGTACCCTGGAATGAGGCGGCCCTTTCGGTTTGCGACATCCTTGGCTTCGAACCACTGCACATGGCTGGGGAAGGCTGCGCCGCCGTAGCCGTAGCCGAAGAGGAAGCTCAGGAAACGGTGGGGCTGCTGAGGAAACATTTTCTTGGGAAGAGTGCCTCGGTGATCGGTCGTGTTACGGAGGAACATCCAGGCCTGGTGGGCATCAGGACACGCTCCGGGGGCACCCGCCTGGTGGATAAGCCCGTCGGTGAACTGCTACCCCGGATATGTTAG
- the mgtE gene encoding magnesium transporter, translating into TLVSDLMDDNPVFVTTLTDQEKVAQVMSRYDLHVIPVVDLENRLVGIVTFDDVLDIVEEEATEDFERMAGIQPFEEKYLEIGLFTLARKRLTWLLVCIITQAFTSSILKHHESIISSVVALTFFIPFLIDTGGNTGTQSSTLMIRGMTLGEIKWGDIGGVLLREAFTGLILGVALALLGVFRAVTLGTGLDVALVVALSLVVVVIIGNLIGVLLPFAARALRFDPAIVSGPFITTVVDVVGLLVYFQIARSVLGLG; encoded by the coding sequence ACGCTCGTTTCGGACCTGATGGACGACAACCCGGTATTCGTAACGACCCTGACAGACCAGGAGAAAGTGGCGCAGGTTATGTCCCGTTACGACCTCCACGTCATCCCGGTGGTGGACCTGGAGAATCGCCTCGTGGGGATAGTGACCTTCGACGATGTCCTCGATATCGTCGAAGAGGAAGCCACCGAGGACTTCGAGCGCATGGCGGGTATACAGCCCTTCGAGGAAAAGTACCTGGAGATCGGCCTCTTCACCCTGGCGAGGAAAAGGCTGACATGGCTTCTTGTCTGCATAATAACCCAGGCTTTTACCTCGTCCATACTGAAGCACCACGAGTCGATTATCTCGAGTGTTGTCGCCCTGACCTTTTTCATCCCCTTCCTCATCGATACTGGGGGGAACACCGGAACCCAGTCATCGACCCTGATGATAAGGGGGATGACCCTCGGTGAGATCAAGTGGGGCGACATTGGCGGTGTTTTACTGCGGGAGGCCTTTACCGGCCTGATCCTCGGGGTCGCTCTCGCACTCCTTGGCGTTTTCAGGGCCGTGACCCTGGGCACCGGATTGGATGTAGCCCTGGTGGTTGCCCTGTCCCTCGTGGTTGTCGTAATAATAGGAAACTTGATAGGAGTTTTGCTGCCCTTTGCGGCCAGGGCCTTGCGGTTCGACCCGGCCATCGTTTCAGGCCCCTTCATAACCACCGTCGTAGACGTGGTGGGCCTTTTGGTCTACTTCCAGATCGCCCGTTCCGTCTTGGGGCTGGGGTAG